One Aegilops tauschii subsp. strangulata cultivar AL8/78 chromosome 7, Aet v6.0, whole genome shotgun sequence genomic window carries:
- the LOC120961912 gene encoding protein FAR1-RELATED SEQUENCE 5-like, whose amino-acid sequence MSTSTPLHTSTSNAQTHETTADTEVNDETDDEAQEDEDGGQSEIMVPQPPYVGQRFDSFEDAKEFYQTYAKFHGFAVNTEYHRKIKKTNEYSRGEMRCYKARRNKKGKGVAPIVTERKRDIIVKTECPIRCKLNVDGARWVVTEYFDEHNHELIKKFDLVKLLTAHRGFTPLEKKFIKLLHDCNVGPSRMVQILSLIHSRNGTLSSMPYIPADVTNLKAKYHRESRLADIEATIAYFDEKAKEDPDFFYRIRLDDEDRVRNMYWVDGAARRAYTHFRDCISFDATYLTNMYKMPCAPFIGINNHNQSLQFGCGLVRNEDTDGYTWLFKTFLECMGGLAPMNIITDQDFSMRAGIEEVFPLAVHRHCRWHIIKKAEETLGPFFADRPELHKAFELCVDHSLTVEEFERSWMAMIETYQVQDNETLASLWEKRMYWVPAYFMQCFFPFLQTTQHSEGFNAVLKQYVSPGNSLLQFAKQYSALQQKILDLSYSKKQTPRSSSQNC is encoded by the coding sequence ATGTCGACAAGCACACCTTTGCACACCAGCACAAGCAACGCTCAAACACATGAAACAACCGCCGATACTGAAGTGAATGATGAAACTGATGACGAAGCACAAGAGGATGAAGATGGTGGGCAATCAGAAATCATGGTACCTCAGCCACCGTATGTTGGGCAGAGATTTGATTCGTTTGAAGATGCAAAGGAATTCTACCAGACATATGCAAAGTTCCATGGGTTTGCGGTCAACACCGAATACCATAGGAAAATTAAAAAAACTAACGAGTATAGCAGAGGTGAGATGAGGTGCTACAAGGCACGAAGGAACAAGAAGGGGAAAGGTGTTGCGCCTATCGTTACGGAACGAAAGAGAGATATCATTGTCAAGACGGAATGCCCTATCCGGTGTAAGCTGAACGTAGATGGAGCACGGTGGGTGGTCACTGAATATTTTGACGAGCACAACCACGAACTCATAAAGAAGTTTGACCTGGTAAAATTGCTGACCGCCCACAGAGGATTCACCCCCCTCGAGAAGAAATTCATAAAGCTGCTACATGATTGTAACGTCGGTCCATCAAGAATGGTCCAGATACTATCCCTCATCCACAGCAGAAATGGGACTCTGAGTAGCATGCCCTACATACCGGCAGACGTCACAAACCTAAAGGCAAAGTACCATAGAGAGAGCAGGTTGGCTGACATAGAAGCCACGATAGCCTACTTCGATGAGAAAGCGAAGGAAGATCCAGATTTCTTCTACAGGATAAGATTGGACGATGAGGACCGTGTCAGGAACATGTATTGGGTGGATGGTGCTGCAAGAAGAGCCTACACACATTTCCGAGATTGCATTTCGTTCGACGCAACATATCTCACTAATATGTACAAGATGCCATGCGCTCCATTCATAGGCATAAATAACCACAATCAGTCATTGCAGTTTGGATGCGGGCTCGTTCGGAATGAAGACACGGATGGGTACACTTGGCTGTTCAAGACCTTCTTGGAGTGCATGGGTGGACTTGCTCCGATGAACATAATAACAGACCAGGATTTTAGCATGCGTGCAGGCATAGAGGAGGTCTTTCCGTTGGCAGTGCATAGGCACTGCAGGTGGCACATTATAAAGAAGGCTGAGGAGACGCTAGGACCATTCTTTGCTGATCGTCCAGAGCTGCACAAGGCATTCGAGCTGTGCGTGGACCACAGCTTGACGGTGGAGGAGTTTGAAAGGAGCTGGATGGCTATGATTGAAACATATCAAGTGCAAGACAACGAGACACTTGCTAGCCTGTGGGAGAAGCGAATGTACTGGGTGCCGGCCTACTTCATGCAGTGCTTCTTCCCGTTTCTGCAGACTACGCAGCACAGCGAGGGGTTCAATGCTGTTTTGAAGCAGTACGTGAGCCCTGGCAACTCATTGCTGCAGTTTGCCAAGCAATACTCCGCTTTGCAACAAAAAATACTGGATCTGAGCTATAGCAAGAAGCAAACACCGCGCTCAAGTAGCCAAAATTGCTAA